The Nitrospirota bacterium genome window below encodes:
- a CDS encoding PIN domain-containing protein, protein MITALDTSVLLDVLANDPKHVDRSEALLLQAYQQGSLIISPAVYAELVPQARNRDELDGWLQQVRIRVSPFTADHAYTAGVAHAAYRKAGGKRQRILADFLIGAHAFHEADRLLTRDRGFFRRYFSSLTILPA, encoded by the coding sequence ATGATCACGGCCCTAGATACCAGTGTCTTATTGGATGTCCTGGCCAACGATCCCAAACATGTCGATCGATCAGAAGCGCTACTCCTTCAAGCCTACCAGCAAGGTTCCTTGATTATTTCTCCTGCAGTCTATGCTGAGCTGGTTCCTCAGGCTCGAAATCGTGATGAGCTTGATGGCTGGCTACAGCAGGTCCGCATTCGTGTTTCTCCATTTACAGCTGACCATGCGTACACAGCCGGGGTTGCGCATGCGGCCTATCGCAAGGCTGGTGGCAAGCGCCAGCGCATTTTGGCCGATTTTCTTATTGGTGCACATGCCTTTCATGAAGCTGATCGACTCCTTACCCGCGATCGTGGATTCTTCCGCCGGTACTTTTCAAGCCTTACGATTCTCCCTGCGTAA
- a CDS encoding DUF3368 domain-containing protein translates to MPDRVICDTSPLFYLHRLRHLALLQKLYRRILVPEAVITELLAGRDQGEDVPVLTQYDWIEVHRVRTQNVLPLISDLGSGETEVLTLALEEPDSLVILDDRYAREIAIQRNIRLTGTAGVLLRAKSEGYLPAVKPVLDELSRLGFHLSKVVQRRILACAQE, encoded by the coding sequence ATGCCTGATCGGGTCATTTGCGATACGTCTCCCCTCTTCTACCTCCACCGACTCAGACATCTCGCACTCCTCCAAAAACTGTATCGCCGTATCCTGGTGCCGGAAGCTGTGATCACCGAGTTACTCGCGGGGCGCGACCAGGGGGAAGATGTGCCCGTTCTTACTCAATACGATTGGATCGAAGTTCACCGCGTTCGCACCCAGAATGTACTCCCGCTGATTTCCGATCTAGGCTCTGGTGAAACAGAAGTCCTAACTCTGGCTCTTGAGGAGCCAGATAGCTTGGTGATCCTGGATGATCGCTATGCGCGCGAGATCGCGATCCAGCGGAATATACGATTGACAGGAACTGCAGGTGTCCTCTTACGGGCTAAAAGTGAGGGGTATCTTCCTGCGGTGAAACCTGTTCTTGACGAATTATCACGGTTGGGTTTTCACCTCAGCAAGGTCGTGCAACGGAGAATCTTGGCATGCGCCCAGGAGTAA
- a CDS encoding UPF0175 family protein: protein MKTISIEMPEEVLAALKETPEEFSREIRMAAAAKLYELGKLSSGRAAELAGVSRVSFLQALARYGVSLFDETEEELKQDLRHA, encoded by the coding sequence ATGAAGACTATTTCTATCGAGATGCCGGAAGAAGTGCTGGCGGCGTTGAAGGAAACGCCGGAGGAATTCTCCCGTGAGATCCGAATGGCGGCGGCGGCTAAGCTCTATGAATTGGGCAAGCTTTCTTCTGGACGAGCGGCTGAACTCGCCGGTGTTTCCCGAGTCAGTTTCCTCCAAGCACTCGCCCGTTATGGCGTCTCTCTGTTCGATGAAACAGAGGAGGAGTTGAAGCAGGACCTCCGTCATGCCTGA
- a CDS encoding IS3 family transposase (programmed frameshift), with translation MTRKRHTEEQIIAVLKDAQAGIGVQELCRKHGISDATFYKWRTKYAGLEVSDVKKLRQLEDENRRLKQMVAEQALDIQALKAITGKKLVRPKAKRAAAQEVVARFGLSQRRVCQLVDVDRNTLRYQSRRSDDQKLRARVREMAEAKRRYGCPRIYVWLRREGWPVNHKKVERLYREEGLSLRRRARKKATAVPRIERPLPTEPGRWYAMDFVHDRLVNGRRFKCLTMTDPYSKEVPVIEVDISIGGARVCRVLDRLFLTRPLPETVMLDNGPEFAGTALAAWATQHGVHLQFIQPGKPVQNAFIESFNGKFRDECLNEHWFLTLQEAQLVIEAWRQEYNEERTHSSIGDVTPMEFINHHHNRPQAVQESTSLAVV, from the exons ATGACACGGAAACGGCACACGGAGGAACAGATTATTGCAGTGCTCAAGGATGCCCAGGCGGGCATTGGAGTCCAAGAGCTCTGTCGCAAGCACGGCATCTCGGATGCGACGTTCTATAAATGGCGAACGAAATATGCCGGGCTCGAAGTCAGCGACGTGAAGAAACTCCGCCAGCTGGAGGATGAAAACCGGCGCTTGAAGCAGATGGTGGCCGAGCAAGCGCTGGACATCCAGGCGCTGAAGGCCATTACCG GCAAAAAACTGGTAAGGCCCAAGGCGAAGAGGGCGGCAGCTCAGGAGGTTGTCGCACGCTTTGGGCTCAGTCAACGACGGGTGTGCCAGTTGGTGGACGTCGATCGGAATACGCTACGCTACCAGAGCCGCCGATCAGACGACCAGAAACTTCGGGCGAGGGTGCGAGAGATGGCCGAGGCCAAGCGCCGATATGGCTGTCCACGGATCTATGTGTGGCTACGCCGGGAGGGGTGGCCCGTCAATCACAAGAAGGTCGAGCGGCTCTATCGGGAAGAAGGGCTCTCGCTGCGGCGCCGGGCGCGAAAGAAAGCCACGGCGGTCCCCCGCATCGAGCGCCCGCTGCCCACCGAGCCGGGACGCTGGTATGCGATGGACTTTGTGCATGACCGGCTCGTCAATGGTCGGCGCTTCAAATGTTTGACGATGACCGATCCGTACTCGAAAGAGGTGCCGGTGATTGAAGTGGATATCTCCATTGGGGGTGCCCGGGTGTGTCGGGTTCTGGATCGGCTGTTTCTCACGCGACCATTGCCGGAGACCGTGATGCTCGACAACGGCCCTGAATTCGCTGGCACCGCCTTGGCTGCGTGGGCCACTCAGCACGGCGTGCACCTGCAGTTCATCCAGCCGGGAAAGCCGGTGCAGAATGCATTTATCGAGAGCTTCAACGGTAAGTTTCGGGATGAATGTTTGAACGAGCACTGGTTTCTGACGCTGCAGGAAGCCCAGCTCGTGATTGAAGCCTGGCGACAGGAATACAATGAAGAGCGGACGCACAGCTCCATCGGGGATGTAACGCCCATGGAATTCATCAACCACCATCATAACCGGCCCCAGGCAGTACAGGAGTCAACTTCGTTGGCCGTGGTGTAA
- a CDS encoding class I SAM-dependent methyltransferase has product MRVQLSAGRTHIESFVKRAAVSITPKARILDAGAGDSPYRSLFSHCVYEATDHCLRTEKAYDNVTIRCDISSIPVEDDRYDAVLCTQVLEHVPEPLKALKELHRVLIPGGTLWLSTPFYFEEHETPHDYFRYTQFGLRYLLEQAGFQECRIEWLGGYYGTLSHQLNLARHFLSLKPRDYGGGVVGMAFALLAFLLKPIFLFLAVMFTALDSRYQYTDGGHCIDYSVVAKKPCLG; this is encoded by the coding sequence ATGCGGGTTCAACTGTCTGCTGGGAGAACGCATATTGAATCATTCGTAAAACGTGCGGCGGTCTCGATCACACCCAAGGCACGGATACTCGATGCGGGAGCGGGAGACTCTCCTTACAGGAGCCTATTCTCGCATTGCGTCTATGAAGCCACTGACCATTGCTTGAGGACAGAGAAAGCCTACGATAACGTGACGATAAGATGCGACATCTCCTCTATTCCTGTCGAGGATGATCGTTACGACGCTGTCTTATGCACCCAGGTTCTCGAGCATGTTCCGGAACCACTGAAGGCGCTTAAGGAACTGCATCGCGTGCTCATCCCAGGCGGAACTCTCTGGCTTAGCACACCATTCTATTTTGAGGAGCATGAAACGCCCCACGATTATTTCCGTTATACACAGTTCGGTCTACGATACTTGCTTGAGCAAGCTGGATTTCAAGAATGCCGAATTGAGTGGTTGGGGGGATATTACGGCACACTCTCTCATCAGTTGAATCTTGCACGCCACTTTTTATCACTCAAACCAAGAGATTATGGCGGAGGTGTGGTTGGGATGGCCTTCGCGCTATTGGCATTCTTGCTTAAGCCGATCTTCTTGTTTCTGGCAGTGATGTTCACGGCCTTGGACTCCCGTTACCAGTACACCGATGGTGGGCACTGCATTGACTATTCCGTGGTGGCTAAGAAACCATGCCTTGGATAG
- a CDS encoding glycosyltransferase family 4 protein, whose translation MDRSEKPKSETTIHAREVAMLCKGDDGYGVAAVLKQYAQNVPEFHFVCLGPGAMYDWLKQNGNHVHLVEGLAGFTATSSIQTLSRFPRAMFLARRDALRLHRLLQSLGVRIIHAHWLPQHMIAGHMRRLGYSSVWHIHGNMTSSRLFGYGVKLNHSLARWGADLLIPVSDFIASNWRGAGVPIHTIHNAANVIFDGPNDLELNPIRCVIAGRLIEDKGHHLAVQAVLSARAAGHDVQLDVFGGPLDNNSYFDRLRTLAEQSRPQECIRFMGFSKDLRLLHQSYALGLQCRISPEPCSVWVCETLLDGLPLIASDSGGTSELVEEGITGFMFRSGDVEDLTSKLIKMAADLSGLKAMRRHAYARGQKHFRLNRFLAQTFEAYETLRASPTVGTIMRIGNHKESLHQ comes from the coding sequence GTGGATCGGTCAGAGAAACCCAAGTCCGAGACCACCATTCACGCACGCGAAGTTGCAATGCTTTGCAAGGGCGACGACGGCTATGGTGTTGCCGCTGTACTGAAACAGTATGCACAGAATGTCCCAGAATTCCACTTTGTGTGCCTTGGTCCAGGAGCCATGTATGACTGGCTTAAACAAAACGGGAATCATGTCCATCTTGTTGAGGGGCTTGCCGGCTTCACTGCAACGAGCTCTATTCAAACCCTTAGCCGATTCCCTCGTGCCATGTTTCTTGCGCGCCGAGACGCGTTGCGGCTTCACAGGCTGCTTCAAAGCCTAGGCGTAAGAATTATCCATGCTCACTGGTTGCCACAACACATGATAGCCGGTCATATGCGTAGACTAGGCTATTCATCTGTCTGGCATATCCATGGAAACATGACTTCCAGCCGGTTGTTCGGGTATGGCGTTAAGTTGAATCATTCTCTTGCACGATGGGGTGCCGACCTCCTGATTCCAGTCAGCGATTTTATTGCATCAAACTGGCGTGGGGCAGGCGTTCCGATACATACGATTCATAATGCTGCAAATGTGATTTTCGACGGGCCGAATGACCTGGAACTTAATCCGATTCGATGCGTCATCGCCGGACGCTTAATCGAAGATAAAGGTCACCATTTGGCGGTGCAAGCTGTGCTTTCGGCTAGAGCGGCAGGACATGATGTGCAGTTAGATGTATTTGGAGGACCGCTGGACAATAATTCGTACTTCGATCGGCTGAGAACATTAGCCGAACAATCCAGGCCACAAGAGTGTATCCGTTTCATGGGTTTTTCTAAAGACCTCCGGCTGCTTCACCAGTCTTATGCCCTGGGTCTTCAATGCCGAATCAGCCCCGAACCTTGCAGCGTATGGGTGTGCGAAACGCTTCTGGACGGTCTTCCATTGATTGCGTCAGATTCCGGCGGAACGTCCGAACTGGTCGAGGAGGGCATCACCGGTTTCATGTTTCGGAGTGGCGATGTAGAAGATTTGACCTCCAAGCTTATCAAAATGGCTGCTGACCTGAGTGGCCTAAAAGCGATGAGGCGGCATGCGTATGCCCGTGGTCAAAAACATTTCAGGCTTAACCGCTTTCTTGCGCAAACGTTTGAGGCGTATGAGACCTTAAGAGCAAGCCCTACGGTTGGGACAATTATGCGAATCGGCAACCACAAAGAGTCCTTACATCAGTGA